TCCCATTCTTTAACCGCCCATTCTTCTTCGGTCTCTCCGATGTCTTCTAGTTCCGCGATGGCAGCGCAGCCCGGAAACTCCCCTGAATAGCGACCTCCCCTTTTTGCGTCAGGGCAGCCACTTCCCCTTCGATAATTTTCTCACCATTCTCGATCGCTTTCTTGGTGACTTTGCCTTTGCAAGTAATGGAATCGCCCGGCCAGACGCGCGTGGCAAAGCGGACTTTATACTTACGCAGATTCTCGAGCCCGGCATAATCAGCAACTAAGCGGCTCAGA
This Deltaproteobacteria bacterium DNA region includes the following protein-coding sequences:
- a CDS encoding dihydroxy-acid dehydratase yields the protein MARTKLYFEDVKEGDELPPFTVENLTRGDFVKYAGASGDFTPLHYDQTFVESAGIPTVFAMGMLNAGILSRLVADYAGLENLRKYKVRFATRVWPGDSITCKGKVTKKAIENGEKIIEGEVAALTQKGEVAIQGSFRAALPSRN